The genomic segment GGCGCGCCACGCGGCCGATGCCGCGCCGAGCGATCCGGACGCCACGGACCCGCATTCCGGGGCGCGGGTGGCCCCCTCCACGCGGACGCCACTCCCGGACGGCCCGCTCACCGCCTCGCCCGCCGCGGCGCGGGCGGCAGACCGATTGGCCACACTTCAGCAGGACCGCAGCGCCCGCTGGCAGGCGCTGATCGCCATTTTTGCCGGCCCGTGAGCACGATCTCAACTGCCCGAATCGATGGCGCAAATCCTTTAGGGACATCGACTTCATACAAAATCCACTTTGTATTCGCTCCTGTGCGGTTTTCGCCGGTTTCGTGAGTGGGTCCGTGCGGGTGGGCACGGTTTCAAGTTGGGGCTGCGTACGGGCACTGTTGTGCTAAACTTTTGAGTGAAACGCTCAGTGTTCGCCTTCGCGACGGTGAGTGACGGGTGATACGGAAACGCGGTTTCGAATGCGACAGCAGAGGTCTGACATGCGCCGGGTCTTTAGTACCGCTCTGGTGGCGATGTGCGCGCTGGCCATTGAAGCGGCTTCGGGCCGCGACGACAAGAAGGGGCTGCCCGAGGGCGCGTACACCATCATCGCGATCGAGATCGGGGGGAAACCGATACCGAAAGACCTACTCGATAAGGCGACCGACGCCGAACGGGCGCTAAAGATCACGTCCGATACGATCATTGCGACCAAAGGCGGCAAGGACGATCCGGCGACTTACACGATCAATTCCGCCCAAATGCCGCCCCAGATCAACATGACGGCCAAGCGGCCCGGCAGCAGCAAGGACGACAAAATGTACGGCATTTACAAGCTGGACGGCGACACACTCACCATCTGTCTGGTCACGTCCGACGATGCCAAGGACCGGCCCGCGGAGTTCAAGACCGCGCCGAACAGTCAGGCGGTCATGATGACGCTCAAACGGAACCCGACTCCGGCTCTGGCTCCGGCTCCGGCTCCGGCTCCGCCTAAAAAGTAGTTCTTACTCTGGCCGCCCGCCACCCGCGAATCGCCGTTGATCGGGTGAGCGGGGCCGGCTAGACTTCGCCCGGCTTCTCCCACCGCGGCCCACCGAACGAATTTGTTGTGGCGCGGCGGGTTCGACACGGGGGGATCGTGATGCCAGATGTGCTACTGCTTCTCGTGGCGCTGTTGGGACCGTTCGGAGAGCTGTTCCTGTCCGATGGTACCGTAGCCCGGGTGCCCGTGTT from the Frigoriglobus tundricola genome contains:
- a CDS encoding TIGR03067 domain-containing protein — protein: MRRVFSTALVAMCALAIEAASGRDDKKGLPEGAYTIIAIEIGGKPIPKDLLDKATDAERALKITSDTIIATKGGKDDPATYTINSAQMPPQINMTAKRPGSSKDDKMYGIYKLDGDTLTICLVTSDDAKDRPAEFKTAPNSQAVMMTLKRNPTPALAPAPAPAPPKK